A DNA window from Undibacterium sp. YM2 contains the following coding sequences:
- a CDS encoding TonB-dependent siderophore receptor produces MSHFTVRPHFLRPTIIACAIAQACLLLSSAHAQSSAGNDKSLPEVTITGSKGTENKVERSKVTGFIDAALLDTPNSVNAFSTAQMQDLRIRQTTDAMKYDASVNDAYNAIGYAEQFSIRGFALDNSSSYRKDGFAIPGDASIPLENKERVEILKGIAGFQAGFGTPGGIINYVTKRPASYAVRSATFEISERGTVYGAADISDNSSDKQFGFRINAAGERLRSYVKGADGNRQFVSAAFDWHITPQALLQIDADYQHKSQLSVPGFQLFNGTDLPRGIPADLMLNAQPWARPVDTRNSNLGLRFEYQINADWRASISANKHEFKRDDYTAFPYGCGAANLYPGYCANGDYDVYDYQSVNESKSLWGTQALLNGKFNLGGMQHELAVGLSNSQRKDYFGDYVYDYAGSSNLFRPVSVMPSANKTGPVLLRRTDKEWSAFVQDIISLQNNLKLHLGLRHLNISRTQLDNPGYDQNKFLSTAALVFKPVQQVSVYGSFAQGLEHGGIAPFGTSNASQMLTPGKSTQIEFGVKADVQRDLSLSAAIFRIKKPLEYTNSSNTYVSNGEALHTGLELSAQGKLTSQLNLGASITALDAKQQNTGIISLDDKRVMNVPRFKSTVYADYAIAEVKGLNVNASWQYASSKAFSPDNSVTVPGYHVVNLGARYATQIGNTATTLRFNIDNALDKFYWRDVTQSLGGYLFPGAPRTYKVSAQFDF; encoded by the coding sequence ATGTCTCACTTTACTGTACGTCCACACTTTTTACGTCCTACCATCATTGCCTGCGCTATCGCCCAGGCTTGCCTGTTGCTGTCATCTGCGCATGCCCAAAGCAGCGCAGGAAACGACAAATCCCTGCCAGAAGTGACTATCACTGGCAGCAAAGGTACAGAAAACAAGGTAGAGCGCAGCAAAGTCACAGGTTTTATCGATGCGGCACTGTTGGATACGCCTAACTCAGTCAATGCCTTCAGCACGGCACAGATGCAAGACCTGCGCATACGCCAGACTACGGATGCGATGAAATATGACGCCAGTGTCAATGATGCGTATAACGCCATTGGTTATGCCGAGCAATTCTCCATACGTGGTTTTGCCTTGGATAATTCCAGCAGCTACCGCAAGGACGGCTTTGCCATTCCCGGTGACGCTTCCATTCCATTGGAAAATAAAGAGCGTGTAGAAATACTCAAGGGAATAGCTGGCTTCCAGGCTGGCTTTGGCACGCCAGGTGGCATCATCAATTATGTGACCAAGCGCCCTGCCAGCTATGCCGTTCGCTCTGCCACATTTGAAATCAGCGAGCGTGGCACTGTATATGGCGCAGCGGACATCAGTGACAATTCCAGCGACAAGCAATTTGGCTTCCGCATCAATGCAGCGGGCGAGCGCCTACGCTCTTATGTCAAAGGGGCTGACGGTAACCGCCAGTTCGTTTCTGCTGCATTTGACTGGCACATCACACCACAAGCCCTGTTGCAAATCGATGCTGACTACCAGCACAAATCGCAATTGTCGGTACCAGGTTTTCAATTATTCAATGGCACTGATTTACCACGTGGCATCCCTGCTGACCTGATGCTCAATGCTCAGCCGTGGGCAAGACCGGTAGATACCCGCAACAGCAATCTTGGCCTGCGTTTTGAATATCAGATCAATGCTGACTGGCGCGCCAGTATCTCAGCCAACAAGCATGAATTCAAGCGCGATGACTACACCGCCTTCCCTTATGGCTGTGGTGCAGCCAATTTGTATCCGGGCTATTGCGCGAATGGTGACTATGATGTGTATGATTATCAAAGCGTGAATGAATCCAAATCGCTGTGGGGCACTCAAGCCCTGCTGAATGGCAAATTCAATCTGGGCGGCATGCAGCACGAGCTGGCTGTTGGCCTCAGCAATTCACAGCGTAAAGATTATTTTGGTGATTATGTGTATGACTATGCGGGCAGCAGCAATTTGTTCCGTCCTGTCAGCGTAATGCCATCTGCAAATAAAACCGGCCCGGTTTTGTTGCGCCGTACTGACAAGGAATGGTCCGCATTTGTACAGGACATTATCAGTCTGCAAAACAATCTGAAACTGCATCTGGGTCTGCGTCATCTGAACATCTCGCGCACCCAGCTTGATAATCCTGGCTATGACCAGAACAAGTTCCTGTCGACGGCTGCGCTGGTTTTCAAACCAGTACAGCAAGTTTCTGTGTACGGTAGTTTTGCCCAGGGACTGGAACATGGCGGCATCGCGCCATTCGGCACCAGCAATGCCAGCCAGATGCTGACCCCTGGCAAATCCACGCAAATTGAATTTGGTGTGAAGGCCGATGTGCAACGTGACCTGAGCCTGTCTGCAGCCATCTTCCGCATCAAGAAGCCGCTGGAATATACCAATAGCAGCAATACCTATGTCAGCAATGGTGAAGCCCTGCATACTGGCCTGGAGCTCTCTGCCCAGGGCAAGCTGACATCGCAACTGAATCTGGGTGCAAGCATCACTGCACTGGACGCCAAACAGCAAAACACCGGCATCATCAGCCTTGATGACAAGCGCGTCATGAATGTGCCGCGTTTCAAATCGACAGTCTATGCAGATTATGCGATAGCTGAAGTCAAAGGTTTGAATGTGAATGCGAGCTGGCAATATGCGAGCAGCAAGGCCTTCAGCCCGGACAATAGCGTTACAGTGCCTGGCTATCACGTTGTCAACCTAGGGGCCCGCTATGCGACGCAAATCGGCAATACGGCCACTACCCTGCGCTTTAATATCGATAATGCACTGGACAAGTTTTACTGGCGTGATGTGACGCAATCACTGGGTGGTTATTTATTCCCTGGGGCGCCGCGCACGTATAAAGTGTCAGCGCAATTTGATTTCTGA
- a CDS encoding Ppx/GppA phosphatase family protein: protein MLAAVDLGSNSFRMHIARHEGDVIKVIKSARDPIRLAAGLDKNGNLTPEAMQKAINCLARFREILNAYPVENLRVVATNTIRIAKNAAQLLPLAEAAIGCPIEVISGEEEGRLIYIGVSNAVAIPGERRLVLDIGGGSTEVILGHGHEILRVESFSIGTVKHSASFFPDGRLTDAAFEAAVLSARSMFEDAAPPYQPQHWRKAYGSSGTMRAISDAISKGGLGDGTLTLKSLNALKQYCVQCGQIDQLELSGIKPERVAMVVGGLAILIGLMTEFNISVLLPIEAGLRMGVMWDLYLRATKRDRREVAVQSFANLFRTDMSRANRVADMVKSLYLQLKPAGDTYVRLLQWSATLHEVGMAISHTGYHKHGAYMIENADMAGFTTREQRVMSKLILSQKGNLRKVGDGLADQDFAKAVLALRLAVMLMHSRAEIDFEDVRLKMKGRVELEMKRDWVSVHPTVAYWLQKEIEAWREIGIDFLVRANV, encoded by the coding sequence ATGCTGGCCGCCGTTGATCTGGGTTCCAACAGTTTTCGCATGCACATTGCCCGGCATGAAGGCGATGTCATCAAAGTCATCAAAAGCGCGCGCGACCCGATACGCCTTGCAGCAGGCCTGGATAAAAACGGCAACCTGACGCCAGAGGCCATGCAAAAAGCGATTAATTGCCTGGCGCGCTTTCGTGAAATCCTGAATGCCTATCCGGTAGAAAACTTGCGGGTAGTCGCTACGAACACCATACGCATCGCAAAAAATGCGGCGCAATTATTGCCACTGGCAGAGGCCGCCATAGGCTGTCCTATCGAGGTTATTTCAGGTGAAGAAGAGGGGCGTCTGATTTATATCGGCGTATCAAATGCGGTGGCGATACCTGGTGAGCGTCGTTTGGTGCTGGATATCGGTGGTGGTTCAACTGAAGTGATACTTGGCCATGGTCATGAGATACTCAGAGTAGAATCCTTCAGCATAGGGACAGTCAAGCACAGCGCGAGCTTCTTCCCGGATGGGCGTTTGACGGATGCCGCATTTGAGGCTGCCGTCCTGTCAGCCCGCTCCATGTTTGAAGATGCCGCACCACCTTATCAGCCACAACATTGGCGCAAGGCTTATGGCTCATCAGGTACCATGCGAGCGATTTCTGATGCGATCAGCAAAGGTGGGCTCGGCGATGGCACCTTGACCTTGAAAAGCCTGAATGCACTTAAACAATATTGTGTGCAATGCGGGCAGATAGATCAACTGGAGTTAAGCGGCATCAAACCAGAACGCGTTGCCATGGTAGTAGGTGGCCTGGCCATACTGATAGGCCTCATGACAGAATTTAATATCAGTGTCCTGCTGCCCATAGAAGCCGGTTTGCGCATGGGTGTGATGTGGGATTTGTATTTGCGCGCCACCAAGCGTGACCGCCGTGAAGTTGCAGTACAGTCTTTTGCCAATTTGTTCCGTACCGATATGTCGCGGGCGAACCGGGTGGCGGACATGGTGAAGTCCCTGTATCTGCAATTGAAACCTGCTGGCGACACCTATGTGCGCTTATTGCAATGGAGTGCGACCCTGCATGAAGTCGGCATGGCGATCTCGCATACCGGTTATCACAAGCACGGCGCTTACATGATAGAGAATGCCGACATGGCAGGCTTTACCACGCGAGAGCAGCGGGTGATGAGCAAGCTTATCCTTAGTCAGAAAGGCAATCTGCGCAAGGTCGGTGATGGCCTTGCTGACCAGGATTTTGCCAAGGCGGTGCTGGCACTGCGTCTGGCGGTGATGCTCATGCATTCACGCGCAGAAATTGATTTTGAAGATGTGCGCCTGAAAATGAAAGGGCGTGTTGAGCTTGAAATGAAACGCGACTGGGTCAGTGTCCACCCCACAGTTGCTTACTGGCTGCAGAAAGAAATTGAAGCCTGGCGTGAGATAGGCATAGATTTTCTGGTCAGGGCGAACGTGTAA
- a CDS encoding SAM-dependent methyltransferase has protein sequence MKKKTASTAPADKSEKHEIRPGQSLELLKELHILTRDGKMNQDSRRKLKQVYHLYQFIEPLLQKLQQDHADISLVDHGAGKSYLGFILYDLFFKSEQAQSKARIYGIETRDELVQRSTELAQRLDFPGMSFLNLSVADSITSSALPEKIDIVTALHACDTATDDAIQFALKKKAQFMVLVPCCQAEVAAELRKSKGDAVKNNPLSEMWRHPIHTREFGSQITNVLRCLQLEAHGYQVRVTELVGWEHSMKNELIVAEYKGLPAKRPAERLAEVLKTTGLEAMQRRFFVQP, from the coding sequence ATGAAAAAGAAAACTGCCAGTACCGCCCCTGCGGATAAGTCGGAAAAGCATGAAATACGCCCTGGCCAGTCGCTGGAGTTGCTCAAGGAACTGCATATCCTCACGCGTGATGGCAAGATGAACCAGGATAGCCGCCGCAAGCTCAAGCAGGTTTATCATCTGTATCAGTTCATAGAACCGCTATTGCAGAAATTGCAGCAAGACCATGCTGATATCAGCCTGGTGGATCATGGTGCGGGCAAGTCTTATCTGGGTTTCATTCTGTATGACCTGTTCTTCAAGTCAGAACAAGCACAAAGCAAGGCCAGGATTTATGGCATAGAGACACGTGATGAACTGGTGCAGCGCTCCACCGAGCTGGCGCAGCGTCTGGATTTTCCTGGCATGTCTTTTTTGAATTTATCTGTTGCCGATTCGATTACCTCATCTGCCTTGCCAGAAAAAATCGATATCGTCACTGCCTTGCATGCCTGTGATACAGCGACAGATGATGCGATACAGTTTGCCCTCAAGAAGAAGGCCCAGTTCATGGTGCTGGTACCTTGTTGCCAGGCAGAGGTGGCGGCAGAGTTGCGCAAGTCCAAGGGCGATGCTGTAAAAAATAACCCTTTGTCAGAAATGTGGCGTCATCCCATACACACGCGCGAATTCGGTAGCCAGATCACCAATGTGCTGCGTTGTTTGCAACTGGAAGCGCATGGTTATCAGGTCAGGGTCACAGAACTGGTAGGATGGGAACATTCGATGAAAAACGAACTCATCGTGGCAGAATACAAGGGCTTGCCAGCCAAACGACCTGCAGAACGTCTGGCCGAAGTGCTGAAGACCACGGGACTGGAAGCAATGCAGAGAAGATTTTTTGTGCAGCCCTGA
- a CDS encoding DUF1579 domain-containing protein, with product MNTIAKHEIELTDPSDLKRRSLLQLAAGLAASTTAIQTTAAISSPAAPAATGKPGDFHFLSGNWKIKHRRLKDKEWDIFEGEASVIEIIGGVASIEELRIPARDFSGMGLRLLDTERKLWADYWVNGKNGVLSPPPSWGSFVNGVGTWESEDKDGEQPILVRGVWDQITSNSCLWYQTISRDQGQNWQENWVMHWQRA from the coding sequence ATGAACACCATCGCCAAACACGAAATCGAACTGACAGACCCATCTGACCTGAAACGCCGCAGTTTGCTACAACTGGCTGCAGGGCTTGCCGCATCAACAACGGCAATACAAACAACAGCGGCCATATCATCTCCAGCTGCTCCCGCTGCAACAGGCAAACCCGGGGACTTTCACTTTTTGTCTGGCAACTGGAAAATCAAACACCGCCGCCTGAAAGACAAGGAATGGGATATCTTTGAAGGCGAAGCCAGCGTCATTGAAATAATTGGTGGCGTCGCCAGCATAGAAGAACTGCGCATACCCGCACGCGACTTCAGCGGCATGGGTCTGAGGTTGCTCGATACTGAGCGCAAGCTGTGGGCCGATTACTGGGTCAATGGAAAAAACGGCGTATTGAGCCCACCGCCATCCTGGGGCAGCTTCGTCAATGGCGTGGGCACCTGGGAATCGGAAGACAAGGATGGCGAGCAACCCATCCTGGTACGCGGCGTCTGGGACCAGATCACCAGCAATTCCTGCCTCTGGTACCAGACCATCTCACGCGACCAGGGGCAAAACTGGCAAGAGAACTGGGTCATGCATTGGCAGCGCGCCTGA
- a CDS encoding SMR family transporter, with protein sequence MNKWLLLGFAIIAETIATSSLKASEGFTRLWPSVLVVLGYGLAFYFLSLTLRVIPVGVAYAVWSGVGIVLVTLIGWFLFGQKLDMPALIGIAFIMAGVIIMNVFSRAAAH encoded by the coding sequence ATGAATAAATGGCTGTTACTAGGCTTTGCCATCATTGCTGAAACTATTGCTACTTCGTCACTGAAGGCCAGCGAAGGTTTCACGCGCTTGTGGCCATCTGTATTGGTGGTGCTCGGGTACGGGCTGGCGTTTTACTTTCTATCGCTGACCCTAAGAGTTATTCCTGTGGGCGTGGCTTACGCTGTCTGGTCTGGTGTTGGCATCGTGCTGGTCACACTCATAGGGTGGTTTTTATTTGGACAAAAACTTGATATGCCTGCCCTGATTGGTATTGCGTTCATCATGGCTGGTGTGATTATCATGAATGTATTTTCCAGGGCTGCCGCGCATTAA
- the ybgF gene encoding tol-pal system protein YbgF, with amino-acid sequence MKLNSLRTTILAAALSCAFLPGLASAGIFDDDEARKAILDLRAKVDAVNARLDSKLETKADKGTVLELANENEALRAEISKLRGQIEVLTNDLTNAQKRQQDFYVDLDNRVRKLEPKRMTVDGQEATVDVNEQRTFDAAMALFKAGDYKAAAPAYTNFLTNYPQSAFAGSAQYWLGFSYFAQRDFRNAIANMQQVVKSYPDHPKAPDALLNIASCHIELKEKPAAKKVLESVLAKYPDTEAAHAAKNRLAALK; translated from the coding sequence ATGAAACTCAATTCCTTACGTACTACCATTCTCGCCGCCGCTCTGTCTTGCGCATTCTTGCCTGGCCTGGCTTCTGCAGGTATTTTTGACGATGATGAGGCACGCAAAGCCATCTTGGACCTGCGTGCAAAAGTGGATGCGGTCAATGCCAGGCTTGATTCCAAGCTCGAGACCAAGGCAGACAAGGGTACTGTGCTGGAGTTGGCGAATGAAAATGAAGCATTGCGCGCAGAAATTTCAAAACTCCGTGGTCAGATAGAAGTGCTGACAAACGACCTTACCAATGCCCAGAAGCGCCAGCAGGATTTTTATGTTGATCTCGATAACCGGGTGCGCAAGCTCGAGCCAAAGCGCATGACCGTTGATGGACAGGAAGCCACAGTTGACGTCAATGAGCAACGCACCTTCGATGCTGCCATGGCCCTGTTCAAAGCAGGTGACTACAAGGCGGCAGCACCGGCTTATACCAACTTCCTCACCAATTACCCACAATCTGCCTTTGCCGGATCTGCGCAATACTGGTTGGGTTTCTCATATTTCGCGCAACGCGATTTCCGCAATGCGATTGCAAACATGCAGCAAGTGGTCAAGAGTTATCCAGATCATCCCAAAGCACCCGATGCCTTGCTGAACATCGCTTCTTGTCACATAGAGCTCAAGGAAAAACCAGCAGCTAAAAAAGTACTGGAAAGCGTCCTGGCAAAATACCCTGACACCGAAGCCGCACACGCGGCCAAGAACCGTTTGGCAGCATTGAAGTAA
- the pal gene encoding peptidoglycan-associated lipoprotein Pal — protein MRITSQSKTLAILISSVVLMTACASKVPLEEKKVEDKSTNTMATAGADTNTVKQVTATVDPLTQGALAKRSVYFDYDSYAVKEEFKPVVDAHAKFLATNKNRNILIQGNTDERGGREYNLALGQKRAEAVRKSLTLLGVSDAQIEAVSLGKEKPKATGSDEASWAENRRADILYK, from the coding sequence ATGCGTATTACTTCCCAATCCAAAACCCTGGCGATCTTGATTTCCAGCGTTGTTCTGATGACAGCCTGTGCTTCCAAAGTACCACTGGAAGAAAAGAAAGTCGAAGATAAATCCACTAACACAATGGCAACAGCCGGCGCAGATACAAACACTGTGAAACAAGTCACCGCGACTGTTGATCCGCTGACTCAAGGTGCATTGGCCAAGCGTAGTGTGTATTTTGACTATGACAGCTATGCCGTCAAAGAAGAGTTCAAACCAGTCGTTGATGCACACGCAAAATTCCTGGCGACAAACAAGAACCGTAATATCCTGATTCAGGGTAATACCGATGAACGTGGTGGCCGTGAATACAATCTGGCACTGGGCCAAAAACGTGCAGAAGCCGTGCGCAAGTCCCTGACTTTGCTGGGTGTGTCCGATGCGCAAATCGAAGCGGTTTCTTTGGGTAAGGAAAAACCAAAGGCAACTGGTAGCGATGAAGCCTCCTGGGCAGAAAACCGTCGCGCAGACATTCTGTACAAGTAA
- the tolB gene encoding Tol-Pal system beta propeller repeat protein TolB produces MSIFKKVSVAAVIVTVASLSGFGLGSAYAQITVEVAGVGSNQIPIAIAGFSDEALTPQQVTGIIKDDLGRSGYFKIIDANVVLNENSPINFGDWKAKGAYALVVGSVQSLADGRFDVRYKLLDTVKSSTLSGFSQTTPPSRVRLAGHRIADDIYEKLTGVRGIFSTRIAYVTKAGAEYRLEVADADGQGAIPALRSSEPIISPAWSPDGTKVAYVSFEKRKPVILVQNLITGERIEVANFKGNNSAPAWSPDGSKLAVALSRDGQTQIFTVSASGGNLQKLTSSSSIDTEPQYSADGQSIYFLSDRSGGPQIYKMSASGGDPKRVTFTGSYNITPRISPDGKTLAYISRRDGKFQLYVLDLASGQELRVSDTTRDESPSFSPNGRYIMYATDSGRRGELSVVSIDGKVKYKLPVQAGDFREPTWGPFMK; encoded by the coding sequence ATGTCTATTTTTAAAAAAGTTTCAGTAGCTGCGGTGATTGTCACCGTTGCTAGTTTATCCGGGTTTGGTCTTGGCTCTGCCTATGCGCAAATTACGGTTGAAGTGGCAGGCGTGGGCTCAAATCAGATTCCCATTGCCATTGCAGGTTTTTCAGACGAGGCACTGACTCCTCAACAAGTCACCGGCATCATCAAGGATGACCTTGGTCGCAGTGGTTACTTCAAAATCATCGATGCCAACGTGGTCCTGAACGAAAATTCTCCAATCAATTTTGGTGACTGGAAAGCCAAGGGTGCCTATGCCTTGGTTGTCGGCAGTGTGCAAAGCCTGGCCGATGGCCGCTTTGATGTCCGCTACAAACTGCTTGATACTGTGAAATCCAGTACCTTGTCCGGCTTCTCTCAGACCACACCACCTAGCAGGGTGCGCCTGGCGGGACACAGAATTGCTGACGACATCTACGAAAAATTGACCGGCGTGCGCGGTATATTTTCTACGCGCATTGCCTACGTGACCAAGGCGGGCGCTGAATACCGCCTCGAAGTGGCTGATGCTGACGGCCAGGGTGCAATACCAGCTTTGCGCTCTTCTGAACCTATTATTTCCCCAGCATGGTCGCCAGATGGTACCAAGGTCGCCTATGTTTCCTTTGAAAAGCGCAAACCGGTGATTCTCGTGCAAAACCTGATTACGGGCGAGAGGATTGAAGTTGCCAACTTCAAGGGTAATAATTCGGCTCCTGCGTGGTCGCCCGATGGCAGCAAGCTGGCCGTGGCTTTGTCGCGTGATGGGCAGACGCAGATTTTTACAGTGAGTGCCAGCGGTGGCAATTTGCAAAAACTGACCTCCAGTTCTTCCATTGACACCGAGCCACAGTATTCTGCTGACGGTCAGTCGATTTACTTCCTCAGTGACCGTAGTGGCGGCCCGCAAATCTATAAAATGAGTGCAAGCGGTGGAGACCCCAAACGCGTGACCTTTACTGGATCGTACAATATCACCCCAAGAATATCCCCCGACGGCAAGACTTTGGCTTATATTTCACGTCGTGATGGCAAGTTCCAGTTATATGTACTGGACTTGGCTAGCGGCCAGGAATTAAGAGTGTCTGATACCACCAGGGACGAGTCACCGAGTTTCTCACCAAATGGACGTTACATTATGTACGCAACCGATTCTGGGCGTCGCGGCGAGCTGTCAGTAGTGTCCATTGATGGCAAGGTGAAATATAAATTACCGGTCCAGGCCGGAGATTTTCGGGAGCCCACCTGGGGTCCTTTCATGAAATAA
- a CDS encoding cell envelope integrity protein TolA has product MRWQNKESGAIVAEVWDITTREAAPKPVPVPEPVVEEKPKEPVPVKEEVRQEDPEIALAQEKKRKLLEKKKEEEHQRELAEKKRKEEQQEKLAEQKRKEEKLAQEAEKKRLAAKEKEKSDKLFKEELARGTKPVITSDSGGNGSSEKSTGNNRGDPSYLAKIAAKVRSNTSYGGIDSTVGNPTVEYTINLLPDGSLRGAIRKVKSSGIPAFDDAVAAAIEASAPFPRDKTGQVPSSVKLVHRMKE; this is encoded by the coding sequence GTGCGCTGGCAAAACAAGGAAAGCGGCGCAATCGTGGCGGAGGTCTGGGATATAACCACCCGTGAAGCTGCCCCCAAGCCCGTTCCTGTTCCTGAGCCCGTTGTAGAAGAAAAACCGAAAGAGCCTGTGCCGGTCAAGGAAGAAGTGCGCCAGGAAGACCCTGAAATTGCCCTGGCACAGGAAAAAAAGCGTAAATTGCTCGAAAAGAAAAAAGAAGAAGAGCATCAACGCGAACTCGCAGAGAAAAAACGCAAGGAAGAACAGCAGGAAAAACTTGCCGAGCAAAAACGCAAAGAAGAAAAACTGGCTCAGGAGGCCGAGAAAAAGAGACTTGCTGCCAAAGAAAAAGAAAAGAGCGACAAACTCTTTAAGGAGGAATTGGCCAGAGGTACCAAACCTGTTATCACCAGCGACAGTGGTGGTAATGGTAGCAGTGAAAAATCGACGGGCAATAACCGAGGTGACCCAAGCTATCTCGCAAAAATTGCCGCCAAGGTCAGGTCGAACACAAGTTACGGCGGAATTGATAGCACGGTCGGTAATCCTACAGTGGAATACACCATTAACCTATTGCCAGATGGATCACTCCGTGGTGCAATACGCAAAGTTAAATCCTCAGGGATTCCAGCTTTTGATGACGCGGTTGCGGCAGCCATAGAAGCATCAGCCCCATTTCCGCGCGACAAGACTGGTCAAGTTCCATCCAGCGTGAAGCTGGTTCACCGTATGAAGGAATAA
- a CDS encoding cytochrome b, whose product MESADKLSKITISLHWITAIIIMALCAVGLYMTRAEAWALYPVHKSVGVLVLFVALLRVFWRIKNGWPAAAADYTQLEQRLAKIIKWVLIIATLALPMTGMLFSGASGHGFGIFGLVIVPAQHMPGNPDQVLAYSEFWAEAGEALHQATAYVLIAAIILHLAGAFKHHFIDKDATLKRMLGK is encoded by the coding sequence ATGGAAAGCGCAGATAAGCTAAGCAAGATCACGATTTCTTTACACTGGATCACGGCAATCATCATCATGGCGCTATGCGCTGTGGGCTTGTATATGACACGTGCCGAGGCCTGGGCTCTGTACCCGGTTCATAAATCCGTGGGTGTGCTGGTTTTATTTGTTGCCCTGTTGCGCGTTTTCTGGCGCATCAAAAATGGTTGGCCAGCAGCGGCGGCAGACTACACGCAGCTTGAACAGCGCCTGGCAAAAATCATCAAATGGGTGTTGATCATTGCCACACTGGCTCTGCCCATGACAGGCATGCTGTTTTCTGGCGCCAGCGGCCATGGCTTTGGTATTTTTGGCCTGGTCATCGTGCCAGCCCAGCATATGCCAGGCAACCCGGATCAGGTATTGGCCTATAGCGAATTCTGGGCTGAAGCTGGTGAAGCCTTGCATCAAGCGACTGCCTACGTCCTGATTGCAGCAATAATCCTGCATTTGGCTGGTGCATTCAAACATCACTTCATAGACAAAGACGCTACCTTGAAGCGCATGCTGGGCAAGTAA
- a CDS encoding GNAT family N-acetyltransferase, translating to MKFKDLATTDINTLLDMLLDLGKSDGVAEIRTDAVALELALFGDHPAISAKFVMMDDAVAGFVIYSWKWGTFTGVRDMYMQAIYVRPEFRRQGLGLTIMQHLASIAVDEGCSRIEWLTVKDKQMSKEFYDSIGAVEASHMMVRRVQGDALRKLAGL from the coding sequence ATGAAATTTAAAGACCTCGCAACAACGGATATCAATACCTTGCTGGATATGCTCCTGGATTTGGGGAAGAGCGATGGCGTAGCCGAAATTCGCACAGATGCAGTCGCGCTTGAACTGGCCTTGTTTGGCGACCATCCAGCCATCTCTGCCAAATTTGTCATGATGGATGATGCTGTCGCCGGGTTTGTCATTTACTCCTGGAAATGGGGCACTTTTACTGGAGTGCGCGACATGTACATGCAAGCCATCTATGTGCGACCTGAATTCAGGCGTCAGGGACTTGGCCTGACCATCATGCAACATCTCGCCAGTATTGCTGTCGATGAAGGATGCTCAAGGATAGAATGGCTGACCGTCAAGGATAAACAGATGAGCAAGGAATTTTATGATTCCATCGGCGCTGTGGAAGCCAGCCACATGATGGTACGCCGCGTACAAGGCGATGCTCTGCGCAAGCTGGCTGGCTTGTGA
- a CDS encoding lipocalin-like domain-containing protein produces MSLNAQTLIGSWEMVEAWDIGDDPSDPTKKTYPWGNPSAGYWVYDKSGHFSLMISQNPPLAIPTDPFSGQPQSSWLTPQKPWEVPHSLLIDSFATASPYAYFGTYTVEMDTNHPHLGGTIIMNVFADVMRAYTGTVQKRSFVFDGKDYLNVGTPGQYLRRLKRLT; encoded by the coding sequence ATGAGCCTCAATGCACAAACCCTCATCGGTAGCTGGGAGATGGTCGAAGCCTGGGATATAGGTGACGACCCCAGCGACCCGACCAAGAAAACCTATCCCTGGGGGAATCCGTCAGCCGGTTACTGGGTGTATGACAAGAGCGGCCACTTCAGTCTGATGATCTCGCAAAACCCGCCGCTGGCGATACCAACAGACCCTTTCAGCGGCCAGCCACAATCATCCTGGCTGACACCGCAAAAGCCCTGGGAGGTACCACATTCCCTGCTGATAGACAGCTTCGCCACCGCCAGCCCGTATGCTTATTTCGGCACCTATACAGTAGAGATGGATACCAATCACCCGCATCTGGGCGGCACGATCATCATGAACGTATTTGCCGATGTCATGCGTGCCTATACCGGCACAGTGCAAAAACGCAGCTTTGTGTTTGATGGCAAGGATTATCTGAATGTAGGTACGCCAGGCCAGTACTTGCGGCGCCTGAAACGGCTGACATGA